From Marinoscillum sp. 108, a single genomic window includes:
- a CDS encoding ABC transporter substrate-binding protein, producing MKGSRFYFLAILIIAGCTPPQEKEQSTGRTLNTQVKFAEKFTVEENAIIVKEPWPGAVAPISYAPDTPPQRVVVTSTTHLAYLEMLDVEDRIVGFPSTQYISSPVIRKLVNDGKITDLGPDGSMNLELLISLAPDAVFAFDMGSESTTLDKIEESGIPVFYNADFLETSSLGRAEWIKFFGAFFDKEKEADSIFTSIVQRYDSLKTLAADAQNQPSIVSGVMYGDTWFLPGGQNWAAEFYRDAGGRYLWENDSTSGWLEISFESVFEKAGEADFWIGTSTFNTKKELAGQDTRYTHFKAFKVDEVYNYNKRLGPTGGYDFFESAYTRPDRVLADLIFILHPELLPDYDTYYFQKLP from the coding sequence ATGAAAGGATCACGCTTCTATTTTCTGGCAATACTCATCATCGCTGGCTGCACACCTCCTCAAGAAAAAGAGCAGTCAACGGGACGGACACTCAATACTCAGGTGAAATTTGCGGAAAAATTCACAGTGGAAGAGAATGCCATCATTGTAAAGGAGCCCTGGCCGGGAGCAGTTGCTCCCATCTCTTACGCACCGGATACCCCACCACAGCGTGTAGTGGTCACCTCCACCACACACCTCGCTTATCTGGAAATGCTAGATGTTGAAGATCGGATTGTTGGATTTCCCAGCACCCAATACATCAGCTCTCCGGTCATCCGGAAACTGGTGAATGATGGTAAAATCACAGACCTGGGGCCGGATGGCAGCATGAACCTGGAGCTCCTGATTTCACTTGCACCAGATGCTGTTTTTGCGTTTGACATGGGTAGTGAGTCCACTACTCTGGACAAAATAGAAGAGTCGGGAATTCCGGTCTTTTACAATGCTGATTTCCTTGAAACTTCTTCTCTTGGAAGAGCTGAGTGGATCAAGTTTTTCGGAGCCTTCTTTGATAAAGAAAAAGAAGCGGATTCCATTTTCACCAGCATCGTACAGCGGTATGATTCTTTGAAGACTCTGGCTGCTGATGCTCAAAATCAGCCCTCCATTGTCAGTGGCGTAATGTATGGAGATACCTGGTTTTTGCCTGGAGGGCAAAACTGGGCTGCGGAATTCTACCGGGACGCTGGTGGGCGGTACCTTTGGGAAAATGACTCCACGAGTGGGTGGCTGGAAATAAGCTTTGAGTCTGTCTTCGAAAAAGCGGGCGAAGCAGACTTCTGGATAGGAACTAGTACCTTCAACACCAAAAAAGAACTTGCGGGACAGGATACCCGCTATACCCATTTCAAAGCATTCAAAGTGGATGAAGTGTATAATTACAATAAGCGTCTGGGCCCTACTGGTGGATATGATTTCTTTGAATCTGCCTACACCAGACCAGACAGGGTCCTGGCCGATTTGATTTTTATTTTGCATCCGGAGCTGCTACCGGATTACGATACCTACTATTTCCAAAAACTACCATGA
- a CDS encoding ABC transporter ATP-binding protein, with protein sequence MSLLETRSLSIGYSQKTAPQKVLQKDVNLSINPGEIISLMGQNGVGKTTFVKTISGLIPKLGGEVYYQNDQLEDLSANDLARRLSIVLTEKPYSHNISVLELIAIGRHPYSNWMGVLRAQDKDAIDWAINETHINYLADKKLYELSDGQLQKVMIARALAQETDLIILDEPAAHLDLYNKIEVMTLLRNIAQKGKGILISTHDMQISTQLSDKLWLFNFNEPVQQGAPEDLILDGTLEKTLYLQDYGYDMIHGSIHIGMPENGTSVALEGPEDVLFWTTQALRRNGIKISQSADTTISCSQREWIVRSSESSQHYTSIGELLTYFR encoded by the coding sequence ATGAGCTTGCTGGAAACCAGGTCATTATCCATAGGTTACTCACAAAAGACAGCTCCTCAGAAGGTGTTGCAAAAAGACGTGAATCTGAGCATCAATCCGGGAGAGATCATCTCACTGATGGGGCAAAATGGCGTGGGTAAAACCACCTTTGTCAAAACCATTTCGGGGCTTATCCCCAAGCTAGGGGGAGAGGTCTATTATCAAAATGATCAACTGGAGGATCTGAGTGCAAATGATCTGGCCAGAAGGTTAAGTATTGTCCTAACCGAAAAGCCATACTCCCACAACATCTCTGTGCTGGAGCTGATTGCCATTGGCCGTCACCCATACTCCAACTGGATGGGGGTGCTCCGCGCCCAGGATAAAGATGCGATCGACTGGGCCATTAATGAAACCCACATCAACTACCTGGCGGACAAAAAGCTCTATGAGCTCAGCGACGGTCAGTTGCAAAAAGTGATGATCGCCAGGGCGCTGGCTCAGGAAACAGACCTGATCATTCTGGATGAACCTGCCGCCCACCTGGACTTGTATAATAAGATAGAAGTGATGACCCTGCTCCGCAACATTGCACAAAAGGGAAAGGGCATTTTGATCTCCACTCATGACATGCAGATCAGTACACAGCTCTCAGACAAGTTGTGGTTGTTCAATTTTAATGAGCCCGTACAGCAGGGTGCACCCGAGGATCTGATTCTGGATGGCACTTTGGAAAAAACCCTCTATCTACAGGATTATGGGTACGACATGATCCATGGCTCCATCCATATCGGTATGCCTGAAAATGGAACTTCAGTAGCACTGGAAGGGCCGGAAGATGTGCTATTTTGGACGACCCAGGCCCTGAGACGAAATGGAATCAAAATATCCCAATCGGCAGATACGACCATTTCCTGTTCTCAAAGAGAGTGGATTGTTCGCAGCTCAGAAAGCAGCCAACATTACACAAGCATCGGAGAGTTACTCACCTACTTCCGATAG
- a CDS encoding tetratricopeptide repeat protein, with amino-acid sequence MKALTIIFLFLTHLSLAQDPEEYLNAGYDKYLEEDYKGAILDFNKAAAYNPDNAEIYYLRGVCRSLLGEKKSAINDLDMATSLNPDYADAYYEKGYIFLSDQNAQKAIEEFDKTLALKPNFAEAYVSRGTAKCMLENREGAARDWEKAKELGIGYTEYMICE; translated from the coding sequence ATGAAAGCACTGACGATCATTTTTCTTTTTTTGACGCATCTATCCCTGGCCCAGGACCCCGAGGAATACCTCAATGCGGGATACGACAAGTACCTGGAGGAAGACTATAAGGGTGCTATTTTGGACTTCAACAAGGCCGCAGCTTACAATCCTGATAATGCCGAAATCTATTATCTGCGTGGAGTGTGTAGATCCTTGCTGGGAGAGAAAAAATCCGCAATCAATGATCTCGATATGGCCACTAGTCTCAATCCTGACTATGCAGACGCCTATTATGAAAAAGGATACATTTTTCTTTCTGATCAAAATGCCCAAAAAGCCATCGAGGAGTTTGATAAAACCCTGGCGCTAAAGCCCAACTTTGCAGAAGCCTATGTAAGCCGGGGAACAGCTAAATGTATGCTGGAGAATCGGGAAGGTGCAGCCCGGGACTGGGAAAAAGCCAAGGAACTCGGCATAGGATACACCGAATACATGATCTGTGAATAA
- a CDS encoding TfoX/Sxy family protein: protein MAYSESDLNFILDQLSGIPEISHKRMFGGIGFFHQDRMFGMIGGGTFRLKVDESNLADYKTRGMTPFTMGSQGKELPYWEVPLDVLEDRSLLTEWAMKSVAVAHKSKK, encoded by the coding sequence ATGGCATACAGCGAATCTGACCTCAACTTTATTCTTGATCAACTCTCCGGAATCCCAGAAATCAGTCATAAACGCATGTTTGGAGGTATAGGCTTCTTTCATCAGGACAGAATGTTTGGAATGATCGGAGGGGGCACTTTTAGACTCAAGGTGGATGAAAGCAACCTGGCTGACTATAAAACGAGAGGTATGACACCTTTCACGATGGGCAGCCAAGGCAAAGAACTCCCCTATTGGGAGGTACCATTGGATGTGCTGGAAGACAGATCATTACTTACAGAGTGGGCCATGAAATCTGTCGCAGTAGCCCACAAGTCCAAAAAATAG
- a CDS encoding DUF547 domain-containing protein yields the protein MKILIASALLLCSSGLLGQPKDFFSDAQAFFEGYVSSGLINYDSLKNNPVPLDGLVRQIGNYRIAGKTLDEQKAFYTNAYNLLVIKQIVENYPTDGPMTIPGFFNQKTYRVAGRNVTLDELEKEILFAAFPDPRLHFVLVCAAIGCPPIADYAYMPDSLETQIETKTREVLNISWYVRIYKDRTLVSKVFDWYLPDFVNDAGSVKTFINKYRIIQIPDNHDIATYDYDWSLNDSKNAFRY from the coding sequence ATGAAAATCTTAATCGCCTCCGCTCTCCTTTTATGTTCCTCCGGCTTACTGGGTCAGCCAAAAGATTTTTTCAGCGATGCTCAGGCTTTCTTTGAGGGCTATGTATCCAGTGGGCTGATCAATTATGACAGCCTCAAAAACAATCCGGTGCCACTTGATGGTCTGGTGCGTCAGATTGGAAATTACCGAATAGCTGGTAAAACACTGGATGAACAAAAGGCCTTTTACACCAATGCCTATAACCTGCTGGTGATCAAACAAATTGTGGAAAACTACCCAACTGACGGACCGATGACCATTCCGGGTTTTTTCAATCAGAAAACTTATCGGGTAGCCGGGAGAAATGTAACATTGGACGAACTGGAAAAAGAAATTCTTTTCGCAGCATTCCCAGACCCGAGGCTTCATTTTGTGCTCGTTTGTGCGGCCATCGGTTGCCCACCCATAGCGGATTATGCTTACATGCCTGACTCGCTCGAGACCCAAATAGAAACCAAAACCCGTGAGGTGCTCAACATCAGCTGGTATGTACGTATTTACAAAGACCGGACGCTCGTCTCTAAAGTATTCGACTGGTACCTGCCTGACTTTGTGAATGATGCCGGCAGTGTCAAGACTTTTATCAATAAGTACAGAATCATCCAGATCCCCGACAATCACGACATAGCCACCTATGATTACGACTGGTCACTCAATGACTCAAAGAACGCTTTCAGGTACTAG
- a CDS encoding NAD(P)/FAD-dependent oxidoreductase: protein MQHIVILGNGIAGITAARHIRKRSDDRITVISGETDHFFSRTALMYIYMGHMKYEHTKPYEDWFWMKNRIDLKKGWVSSIDFVQKSLHFDSAESMTYDKLIIATGSVSNKFGWPGQDLKGVQGLYSKQDLDLMEENTKGIKHAVILGGGLIGVEMAEMLHSRHIPVTYLIREKHFWDNMLPQEEAMLIDHHLAEQGIDLRPETELDEILDDGQGQVKGVKTKSGEIIDCQFVGLTVGVSPNISLFKDAAIDTDRGILVDEFLQTNIPDVYAIGDCAQLKHPLPHRRAIEAVWYAGRMMGETIAQTITGTKTSYQPGVWFNSAKFFDIEFQNYGVVPPQCPADCTAFYWEASDKKKCIKVIFETDTKAVKGVNIFGIRNRHEVWDDWISKEKSIQFVMENLPKANFDPEFFTHWEGDIQQKFNAEFPNLRVSVRKKSFLEKILS, encoded by the coding sequence ATGCAGCATATCGTAATCCTTGGTAACGGCATAGCCGGCATTACAGCAGCCCGGCACATCAGAAAACGGAGCGATGATCGAATCACCGTGATCAGCGGTGAAACGGACCACTTCTTTAGCCGCACAGCCCTTATGTACATCTACATGGGGCATATGAAGTATGAGCACACCAAGCCCTATGAAGATTGGTTTTGGATGAAAAACCGGATTGATCTTAAAAAAGGCTGGGTATCAAGTATTGATTTTGTGCAGAAAAGCCTTCACTTCGACTCAGCGGAATCCATGACCTACGATAAGCTCATCATCGCTACCGGAAGTGTCTCGAATAAATTCGGCTGGCCGGGTCAGGACCTAAAGGGGGTCCAGGGGCTTTACAGTAAGCAGGACCTGGACCTTATGGAGGAAAACACCAAAGGAATCAAACATGCGGTGATTCTGGGTGGTGGGCTCATCGGGGTAGAAATGGCGGAGATGCTACACTCCAGGCACATTCCAGTCACTTACCTCATCCGGGAAAAGCACTTTTGGGACAACATGCTCCCACAGGAGGAAGCAATGCTCATAGACCATCACCTGGCAGAGCAGGGGATCGACCTGAGACCTGAAACAGAACTGGATGAAATACTGGACGATGGTCAGGGCCAGGTAAAAGGTGTAAAAACTAAATCTGGTGAAATAATAGATTGTCAGTTTGTAGGCCTCACTGTGGGTGTAAGCCCCAACATCAGCCTTTTTAAAGACGCTGCCATCGATACAGACAGAGGCATTTTGGTGGATGAATTCCTGCAAACCAACATCCCCGACGTGTATGCTATTGGGGATTGTGCACAACTAAAGCATCCGCTCCCCCATCGACGAGCCATAGAGGCCGTATGGTACGCCGGAAGAATGATGGGTGAAACCATAGCCCAAACCATTACTGGCACCAAGACCAGCTATCAGCCCGGAGTGTGGTTCAATTCGGCCAAATTTTTTGACATAGAATTTCAAAACTACGGGGTGGTACCACCGCAATGTCCGGCTGATTGTACCGCTTTCTACTGGGAAGCCAGTGACAAAAAGAAATGCATCAAGGTCATTTTCGAAACCGATACCAAAGCCGTGAAAGGTGTGAATATTTTTGGCATCAGAAACCGACATGAAGTTTGGGACGATTGGATCAGCAAAGAGAAATCCATCCAATTTGTAATGGAAAACCTACCCAAAGCCAATTTTGATCCGGAGTTTTTCACCCATTGGGAAGGTGATATCCAGCAAAAGTTTAATGCAGAGTTTCCCAACCTCAGAGTCAGCGTGAGGAAGAAGTCATTTCTAGAAAAAATCTTAAGTTAA
- a CDS encoding GNAT family N-acetyltransferase → MKLRMVIAEEKNDLDRALKIRSEVFVKEQGIPPHLDHDADDASSIHLLAYADKELIGTGRLTEVPASGWQLARIAVIKSYRGLGIGRMIIENLENIARSKNARRVFLRPHKHLQSFYEQLGYQLINDEVIRIQSFELVIMEKHLN, encoded by the coding sequence ATGAAGCTCAGAATGGTCATAGCCGAAGAGAAGAATGATCTCGATCGGGCATTAAAAATCCGGTCAGAGGTTTTCGTGAAAGAGCAGGGCATCCCTCCGCACCTGGACCATGATGCCGATGACGCATCCAGCATCCATTTGCTCGCATATGCCGACAAAGAACTGATAGGTACTGGTCGGTTAACTGAGGTACCCGCCTCGGGCTGGCAGTTGGCGCGAATTGCCGTCATAAAATCCTACCGGGGATTGGGGATTGGCCGTATGATCATCGAAAACCTAGAAAACATTGCCCGATCCAAAAATGCCAGACGCGTTTTCCTGAGACCCCATAAACATTTGCAATCCTTCTATGAACAATTAGGCTACCAACTAATAAATGATGAAGTCATCCGGATTCAAAGTTTTGAATTGGTCATCATGGAAAAGCATCTTAACTAA
- a CDS encoding carboxypeptidase-like regulatory domain-containing protein — translation MKRLTVLWTLVLFTLLEANGQMVKGLVKDAETKDPLPFATINFAGTSIGTVSNNDGYFELNIPASCVGKDVQISYMGYASAVMPVRSDSDSPKTILLKPATLTLAELVFRPLSPEDYIRRVVKNMGKSLPKEPFSSMSYYREKFLENGGYLAFTEGVFKSYYTSYQDTIPNQYQLVLYETAENPQEVQFMKSPFDKKDDRRKRKAQKKGEEIEAGDESGIGIIEGTFSGPDEILSMDLSKKLEPFLDSTQFKKFKYRFDDPVIYQGRELLVISFQSKGTVDHLKTKGRIYIDLQSDAFASIDYTGKFVIPFAIEPVLLAFGLTVSNPNITKTLRYQYLNGAWYPEYFHIDVDLELTKIHFFEKNEKSLFEIEQVLKVSDIRENSEKQIPAAKRLDPKKNPKDQVFNDDNARWADFNRLVDEAYTWM, via the coding sequence ATGAAAAGATTGACCGTGCTTTGGACCCTTGTACTCTTCACCCTGCTGGAAGCCAATGGACAGATGGTAAAGGGCCTGGTAAAAGATGCTGAAACCAAAGATCCATTGCCATTTGCCACCATTAATTTTGCCGGCACGTCCATCGGCACGGTATCTAACAATGACGGGTACTTTGAACTCAATATTCCGGCTAGCTGTGTGGGTAAGGATGTCCAAATCAGCTATATGGGCTATGCCTCTGCTGTCATGCCTGTCCGGAGCGACAGTGACTCACCCAAAACTATCCTCCTCAAGCCCGCTACGCTCACTCTGGCAGAATTAGTATTTCGCCCCCTTTCACCAGAGGATTATATCCGGCGAGTGGTCAAAAACATGGGCAAATCCTTACCTAAAGAACCATTTTCCTCCATGTCTTACTACCGTGAAAAATTTCTTGAAAACGGCGGATACCTGGCATTTACCGAAGGGGTCTTCAAATCCTATTATACATCTTACCAGGACACCATTCCCAACCAATATCAACTGGTGCTCTATGAAACCGCTGAAAATCCGCAAGAGGTGCAATTCATGAAATCTCCTTTTGACAAAAAGGACGACCGCAGAAAGCGCAAGGCTCAGAAAAAAGGTGAGGAAATAGAGGCAGGTGATGAAAGTGGTATAGGCATTATAGAAGGAACCTTTAGCGGGCCTGACGAAATCCTCTCCATGGACCTGAGTAAAAAACTGGAGCCTTTTTTGGACAGCACCCAGTTCAAAAAATTTAAATACCGGTTTGACGACCCAGTGATTTATCAGGGCCGGGAACTCCTGGTCATCAGCTTCCAATCCAAAGGAACAGTGGATCACCTCAAAACCAAAGGGCGAATTTATATTGACCTGCAATCAGATGCATTTGCCTCTATTGATTACACCGGCAAGTTTGTCATTCCGTTTGCTATTGAACCGGTGCTGCTGGCATTTGGGCTCACCGTGAGCAATCCCAACATCACCAAAACGCTCCGCTATCAATACCTCAATGGTGCGTGGTATCCGGAGTATTTTCACATCGATGTGGACCTGGAACTCACTAAAATTCATTTTTTCGAGAAGAATGAAAAGTCTCTTTTTGAAATAGAGCAGGTACTCAAAGTAAGCGACATACGTGAAAATTCTGAAAAGCAGATCCCGGCAGCCAAACGACTCGACCCTAAGAAGAACCCGAAAGATCAGGTCTTTAATGATGATAACGCTCGCTGGGCTGATTTCAATCGATTGGTCGATGAAGCTTATACCTGGATGTAA
- a CDS encoding iron ABC transporter permease, whose translation MITQFLEASQNKWTKVLIGLAVVLVLCFLINVALGSVTIPFESLISFITSGSSGQASWDMILSNFRLPKAITAMLVGSALGVSGLQMQTLFRNPLAGPYILGISSGAGLGVAIAIFLGFYLGGFLELSGIGRSWLLVASAGAGSFLVLLIISLAATRLKDSITLLIIGLMFGAAAGALVSILQFFSQAENIQAYVIWSFGSLGSLSWSELYVFIPVILIGLIGSVLLSKPLNTLLLGENYAISLGLNIKKIRLLIIINTAILAGTVTAFCGPIAFFGVALPHLTRMLFNTSNHLLLTPLIILFGSALMLIFDFIAQLPGMEATLPINAVTALFGAPFVIYILLRKKNLNYAYQS comes from the coding sequence ATGATCACTCAATTCCTGGAGGCTTCGCAAAATAAATGGACCAAAGTGCTAATAGGCCTTGCTGTAGTCCTGGTACTTTGCTTCCTGATCAACGTGGCCCTGGGATCCGTCACCATTCCCTTCGAAAGCCTGATTAGTTTTATCACCAGCGGCAGTTCGGGTCAGGCTTCCTGGGATATGATTTTGAGTAACTTCAGGTTACCAAAAGCCATTACAGCCATGCTCGTAGGAAGTGCACTTGGTGTGAGCGGTCTCCAGATGCAAACACTCTTCCGCAACCCACTTGCCGGGCCTTACATTCTCGGAATCAGCTCGGGTGCTGGCCTGGGAGTAGCCATTGCCATCTTTCTGGGGTTTTATCTGGGTGGGTTTCTGGAGCTCTCCGGAATAGGTCGAAGCTGGCTGCTGGTGGCCTCTGCAGGGGCAGGCTCGTTTCTGGTTTTGCTCATCATCTCACTGGCAGCCACCCGGCTCAAAGACAGCATCACGCTGCTTATTATCGGTTTGATGTTTGGCGCAGCAGCGGGCGCTTTGGTCAGCATTTTACAGTTTTTCAGCCAGGCAGAAAACATCCAGGCTTATGTCATCTGGTCATTTGGTAGTCTGGGCAGTCTGAGTTGGAGCGAGCTCTACGTTTTTATCCCGGTAATCCTCATAGGACTCATCGGTTCGGTGCTGCTTTCCAAACCCTTAAACACCCTCCTTCTGGGGGAAAATTACGCCATAAGCCTTGGTCTCAACATCAAAAAAATTCGCTTGCTAATTATCATCAATACGGCCATCCTTGCAGGAACAGTCACTGCCTTCTGCGGACCAATCGCATTCTTCGGTGTGGCCCTACCACACCTCACCCGGATGCTTTTCAATACCTCCAACCACCTGCTGCTCACCCCACTGATCATTCTCTTCGGGTCTGCCCTTATGCTCATCTTTGACTTTATCGCCCAACTGCCTGGCATGGAGGCGACGCTCCCGATCAATGCCGTAACCGCACTTTTCGGAGCTCCTTTTGTGATTTACATTTTACTCAGGAAGAAGAACCTCAACTACGCCTATCAATCATGA
- a CDS encoding DUF547 domain-containing protein has translation MRYFLILTICMSFFEASAQTFFDRADAFFSQYVDEGNVNYALIRKEPRTLNALVKEIAELDLSNKRVTADYLKSFYINAYNILVIKQVVDRYPIAGPLKVEGFFNGIKHTVMGQEMTLDELEKGTLYKQFPDPRLHFVLVCAAKGCPPLASYSYKPAGLDRQLTTRTREVLNLDWFIRVNNGKVQVSQIFEWYKGDFEKDGESVKTFINQYRKPAIEENMKLGSYEYDWALNEQ, from the coding sequence ATGAGATACTTCCTGATATTGACTATTTGTATGAGTTTTTTTGAAGCTTCGGCACAAACTTTTTTTGATCGCGCAGATGCTTTTTTCTCACAATATGTGGACGAAGGGAATGTGAACTATGCGTTGATCAGGAAGGAGCCTCGCACACTGAATGCGCTGGTGAAAGAAATCGCTGAGTTGGATTTGTCTAATAAGCGTGTCACAGCGGATTACCTGAAATCATTTTATATCAATGCTTACAATATCCTGGTGATCAAGCAGGTGGTGGACCGGTATCCCATTGCCGGTCCACTGAAGGTGGAGGGATTTTTCAATGGGATTAAGCATACGGTGATGGGGCAGGAGATGACCCTGGACGAATTGGAGAAGGGCACGTTATATAAACAGTTTCCAGACCCACGGCTGCATTTTGTTTTGGTGTGTGCGGCTAAGGGTTGTCCCCCGCTGGCGAGTTATAGTTATAAACCAGCAGGGCTCGACAGGCAGTTAACTACCAGAACCAGAGAGGTTTTGAACTTAGATTGGTTTATTCGGGTTAATAATGGAAAGGTACAGGTCTCTCAGATTTTTGAATGGTATAAGGGGGATTTTGAGAAGGATGGAGAAAGTGTAAAGACCTTTATTAACCAATACAGGAAGCCAGCAATAGAAGAGAATATGAAGCTCGGGTCATATGAGTATGACTGGGCGTTGAATGAGCAATAA
- a CDS encoding 4Fe-4S dicluster domain-containing protein encodes MKAIRYTGLILFLFSFGLFLSLFFMSSYQLSEGTFAEKVKPEHQALLKASFEPLFGQAYHFSIPFVNAINGAIETVNDENRALQKWDEIIYDDYAGALTRASTSGLITTHTSLLLALIFGIGTLGALMFILPQVTLAGPAGIKNNGIFHHALNNRGWMGVLIGSLLILFYIALYFYPAYVTNWIILVDPIQKLINPGGESSQWFLYGFLYSFAVLVMGIRMIIKYRHSKYQIVRTCSVMFFQLAIAFLLPEILVRLNQPYFDFKNMWPLDYDFFDAWHINTLTSAGGLGIFMFAWGITLFVIGVPVFVFFFGKRWYCSWVCGCGGLAETAGDSFRQLSDKSLKAWKIERWLVHGVLVFAVIMTIGVLYTFMTGSNTLLGLDTYTFLRKPYGFAIGSIFSGVIGTGFYPLMGNRVWCRFGCPLAAYLGLVQRFKSKFRITTNGGQCISCGNCSTYCEMGIDVRWYAQRGQNIVRSSCVGCGVCSSVCPRGVLNLENRDEDGRFNEPILIGNNSLKIKS; translated from the coding sequence ATGAAAGCAATCAGATATACAGGCCTCATTCTATTCCTTTTTTCATTTGGGCTTTTTCTCTCGCTCTTTTTTATGTCTTCTTACCAACTCTCAGAGGGCACGTTTGCAGAAAAAGTGAAACCGGAGCACCAGGCCTTATTGAAAGCCAGTTTTGAGCCGCTCTTCGGCCAAGCATACCATTTTAGCATTCCCTTTGTCAATGCCATCAATGGGGCCATTGAAACCGTGAATGATGAAAACCGAGCGCTGCAAAAATGGGATGAAATCATTTACGATGACTATGCCGGGGCGCTCACCAGAGCCTCCACCAGCGGACTCATAACCACTCACACCTCATTGCTGCTCGCCTTAATCTTTGGGATAGGTACCCTGGGCGCATTGATGTTTATCCTCCCCCAGGTCACCCTGGCTGGACCTGCCGGCATCAAAAACAATGGGATTTTCCACCACGCACTGAATAACCGGGGCTGGATGGGCGTACTCATAGGATCCTTGCTCATTCTGTTTTACATCGCGCTGTACTTTTATCCTGCCTATGTTACCAACTGGATCATTCTGGTGGATCCCATACAGAAGCTTATCAATCCAGGTGGAGAGTCGAGCCAGTGGTTTCTTTATGGATTTCTCTACTCTTTCGCAGTGCTGGTCATGGGCATACGCATGATCATCAAATACCGCCACAGCAAGTACCAGATCGTCAGGACCTGTTCGGTTATGTTTTTCCAGCTGGCCATTGCTTTTCTCCTTCCCGAAATTCTGGTGCGTCTCAATCAGCCCTATTTTGATTTCAAAAACATGTGGCCACTGGATTATGACTTCTTCGATGCCTGGCACATCAATACGCTTACGTCAGCCGGCGGATTGGGCATCTTCATGTTTGCCTGGGGGATCACCCTTTTTGTGATCGGCGTCCCGGTTTTTGTATTCTTTTTCGGAAAGCGGTGGTACTGCTCCTGGGTATGCGGCTGTGGGGGTCTGGCCGAAACCGCAGGCGACTCCTTTCGGCAGCTTTCGGACAAATCACTCAAAGCGTGGAAAATAGAACGCTGGCTGGTACATGGTGTACTTGTCTTTGCAGTCATTATGACCATCGGGGTGTTGTATACTTTCATGACCGGATCCAACACACTCCTGGGACTTGATACCTATACTTTTCTGAGAAAGCCCTATGGATTCGCCATTGGGTCTATCTTTTCCGGAGTGATAGGCACGGGATTTTACCCGTTGATGGGCAACAGGGTCTGGTGTCGTTTTGGCTGCCCTCTGGCGGCCTATCTGGGTCTGGTGCAGCGATTCAAATCTAAATTCCGAATCACCACCAATGGAGGTCAGTGCATCTCATGCGGCAATTGCTCCACTTACTGTGAAATGGGCATAGACGTACGCTGGTATGCCCAGCGGGGACAAAACATCGTTCGCTCCAGCTGTGTAGGCTGTGGAGTCTGCTCGTCCGTATGTCCAAGAGGAGTGCTCAACCTGGAAAACAGGGATGAAGACGGCCGCTTCAATGAGCCAATTTTGATTGGAAACAACAGCCTTAAAATCAAAAGTTAA